In the genome of Coraliomargarita algicola, one region contains:
- the atpF gene encoding F0F1 ATP synthase subunit B: protein MKAIFITLLLALSLPLGLVAADEAHAASSVEGKLHGVAEQLHADLAHAGESIHEEEDKLTMITEKFGVSLPTLIAQMVNFVLVAFVLYKFAVKPIAATLDERQQKIADGLQYAEEMKTQLAEAERERAEKVKQAAIDAQAILTEAREQSKEMIESKTQEAAAQAEAMIRKASEATELERQKMLSDVRQEVARLVVATSSKVLSRDLSDARSKLSPIPQPKNWLMLAKPHF, encoded by the coding sequence ATGAAGGCCATATTCATTACTTTGCTACTCGCACTTTCTCTACCGCTCGGTCTTGTTGCCGCTGACGAAGCGCACGCGGCTTCCTCTGTCGAGGGCAAACTCCATGGAGTCGCTGAACAATTGCATGCGGATCTCGCACATGCGGGGGAAAGTATCCACGAGGAAGAGGATAAGCTGACCATGATCACAGAGAAGTTCGGCGTGTCGCTGCCGACTCTGATCGCTCAAATGGTCAATTTTGTGCTTGTCGCCTTTGTTCTCTACAAATTTGCCGTCAAGCCGATCGCTGCCACACTCGATGAGCGTCAGCAAAAGATCGCCGACGGGCTGCAGTATGCCGAGGAGATGAAGACGCAGTTGGCTGAAGCGGAGCGCGAGCGCGCCGAAAAGGTGAAGCAAGCTGCAATCGACGCGCAAGCCATCCTGACTGAAGCACGTGAGCAGTCTAAGGAGATGATCGAGAGCAAAACTCAAGAAGCGGCCGCACAGGCTGAAGCGATGATCCGTAAGGCGAGCGAAGCAACGGAGCTTGAGCGCCAGAAGATGCTTTCCGACGTGCGTCAGGAAGTGGCACGTCTGGTGGTTGCGACTTCTTCCAAAGTGCTTTCCCGTGATCTATCCGATGCGAGAAGCAAACTTTCTCCGATTCCGCAGCCAAAGAATTGGCTAATGCTGGCTAAGCCCCATTTTTGA
- a CDS encoding F0F1 ATP synthase subunit delta codes for MKRDKKITKLAKKLVEFSKDDRGVVSEAKVGEVLAGLKQVELRNPVATLKAYLAYLRREIALQTAVVSTPAGLSAEALQAIEAKYSAIYGRPISAVTQQDTSLIAGVRVRVGDDVYDASVAGRLQRLAENVH; via the coding sequence ATGAAACGCGATAAAAAGATCACCAAGTTGGCTAAGAAGCTGGTTGAGTTCTCTAAGGACGACAGGGGTGTTGTCTCCGAAGCTAAAGTCGGCGAGGTTCTCGCTGGACTAAAGCAAGTGGAGCTTCGCAATCCCGTCGCCACGCTTAAGGCTTATTTGGCCTATCTACGTCGCGAAATCGCACTGCAAACAGCTGTGGTATCCACACCGGCTGGATTGAGTGCGGAAGCTCTGCAAGCGATCGAAGCTAAATACTCTGCGATTTACGGACGTCCGATTAGCGCAGTGACTCAACAAGATACTTCTCTAATCGCTGGTGTGCGTGTGCGTGTCGGTGATGATGTTTATGATGCGTCCGTTGCCGGGCGCCTTCAACGCCTCGCTGAGAACGTTCACTAA
- a CDS encoding carbohydrate kinase family protein — protein sequence MGKQSNKPTILAAGTFVVDYHKTVKHYPSERASSKITGEVISNGGAPFNLLVDLAKLGTRAHLKAAGRIAQDLDGKFIVETCNKHGIDISQLSYDRSAATGYTDVFTVEESGRHTCFHFAGAGGTLRVMMLNLMRLSRIICF from the coding sequence ATGGGCAAGCAATCAAACAAACCAACCATTCTCGCTGCGGGCACTTTTGTGGTCGACTATCATAAAACGGTGAAGCACTACCCGAGTGAACGGGCGAGCTCTAAGATTACCGGAGAGGTGATCAGTAACGGAGGTGCTCCTTTTAATCTGCTGGTCGATCTGGCAAAGCTTGGCACCCGTGCTCATTTAAAAGCCGCTGGTCGGATCGCTCAGGATCTGGATGGGAAATTTATAGTCGAGACATGTAATAAGCACGGCATCGACATTTCTCAACTTAGCTACGATCGCAGCGCAGCTACGGGGTATACGGATGTGTTTACTGTGGAAGAATCCGGGCGTCACACCTGTTTTCATTTCGCCGGGGCGGGGGGAACTTTACGCGTCATGATGTTAAACTTGATGCGGCTAAGCCGGATTATTTGTTTCTAG
- the atpG gene encoding ATP synthase F1 subunit gamma has protein sequence MANLRDIRRRIKSVKNTRQITRAMQLVSSSKMKRAQDAAVAGRPYALLLADLLDTVGEKLDLSGATISHPFFEKREVKTRGILILSTDKGLCGPLNTNLFRKITDEVKGSAKFVTVGRKATQFVSRSKRDLIADFSISDKANFQELRPMLKMLIEAYKSGEVDTIEVAYPSFVNVLVQEPIIQSLLPIVDLREVLDQLKKRVAGEEEILAARVDTREMVFEPSAEEVLAQLPDLYVKVIIHQLLLESRAAEYSARMVAMKAATDNASNLVDDLTLDYNKARQAAITQEILEIAAAASAH, from the coding sequence ATGGCCAATCTTCGCGACATCCGCCGCCGCATCAAGTCGGTTAAAAATACCCGGCAGATCACGCGTGCGATGCAGCTCGTCTCATCTTCCAAGATGAAACGTGCGCAGGACGCCGCCGTAGCGGGCCGTCCTTACGCTCTGCTGCTCGCCGATCTGCTCGACACTGTTGGCGAAAAGCTCGACCTTAGCGGTGCCACGATTTCGCATCCCTTCTTTGAGAAGCGAGAAGTGAAGACACGTGGTATCCTGATCCTCTCGACTGATAAGGGCCTTTGCGGACCTTTGAACACCAATCTTTTTCGTAAGATTACCGATGAGGTCAAAGGCAGTGCTAAATTCGTAACTGTCGGTCGTAAGGCCACACAGTTCGTTTCTCGTTCCAAGCGTGATTTGATTGCTGATTTTAGCATCTCGGATAAGGCCAATTTTCAAGAGTTGCGCCCCATGCTGAAGATGCTGATCGAAGCTTACAAGAGCGGTGAGGTTGATACGATCGAAGTCGCTTACCCGAGCTTTGTAAATGTGCTTGTTCAAGAGCCCATTATTCAATCATTGCTTCCGATTGTTGATCTGCGCGAAGTGCTGGATCAGCTCAAAAAGCGCGTCGCTGGCGAAGAAGAAATTCTTGCTGCACGTGTGGATACACGTGAGATGGTCTTTGAGCCTTCGGCTGAGGAAGTTCTGGCGCAATTGCCCGATCTCTACGTGAAAGTGATTATTCACCAACTCCTGCTCGAAAGCCGTGCCGCCGAATACTCGGCTCGTATGGTTGCGATGAAGGCTGCAACTGATAATGCGTCGAACCTCGTCGACGATCTCACTCTCGACTATAACAAAGCCCGCCAGGCGGCGATTACTCAGGAAATCCTGGAGATCGCTGCAGCCGCTTCCGCCCACTAA
- the atpC gene encoding ATP synthase F1 subunit epsilon, translated as MLTLEIITPDEKVLSTEATQVVLPTESGEAGILTGHIPMVTKIVAGELKVIKDSGTEFIAVDHGFAKVLGNTISVLTEAAVDVQEIDLNEVESAQARAVEALQKAEAEGVDYDQLEQIEKNIQFLIAQKLAKGRRR; from the coding sequence ATGCTTACACTCGAAATAATTACACCCGACGAAAAAGTTCTCAGCACTGAGGCCACCCAAGTCGTTTTGCCGACTGAGTCGGGTGAAGCTGGTATTTTGACTGGCCACATCCCCATGGTGACAAAGATCGTCGCTGGCGAGTTGAAGGTCATCAAAGACAGCGGCACTGAGTTTATCGCAGTAGACCACGGTTTCGCCAAGGTTTTGGGCAACACCATTTCGGTGCTGACTGAAGCTGCAGTTGACGTGCAAGAGATCGATCTCAACGAAGTTGAGTCGGCTCAAGCCCGCGCAGTTGAAGCCTTGCAAAAGGCAGAGGCTGAAGGGGTGGATTACGATCAACTCGAACAAATCGAGAAGAATATCCAATTCCTCATCGCGCAAAAATTGGCCAAAGGCCGTCGTCGCTAG
- the trmB gene encoding tRNA (guanosine(46)-N7)-methyltransferase TrmB — protein MTEISEAHARELEKQAARKAELAEICRQDLAGCDRILFEAGCGHGHWLSDYAEANPDTVCVGIDLISWRIRKGNDKKAKRGIENLHFYKAELGEFLEVLPSSIRFERTVLLFPDPWPKAKHHRRRMVQPAFLDEVARRTDRGGEFCFRSDDRPYFDWAVEHLDAHPDWEIDASARWPYESETYFQSLMDEYFSVVAKRV, from the coding sequence ATGACTGAAATTTCTGAAGCCCACGCTCGTGAACTCGAGAAACAAGCTGCTCGCAAGGCTGAGCTGGCTGAAATCTGTCGTCAGGATCTGGCTGGCTGTGACCGTATTCTCTTTGAGGCGGGGTGTGGTCACGGACATTGGTTGTCGGACTATGCCGAAGCCAATCCGGATACGGTCTGCGTGGGGATTGATCTCATTTCATGGCGGATTCGTAAGGGCAATGATAAAAAGGCTAAGCGCGGAATTGAGAACCTGCACTTTTATAAGGCAGAATTGGGAGAGTTTCTTGAAGTGTTGCCGAGTTCGATTCGTTTTGAGCGCACTGTCTTGTTGTTTCCTGACCCGTGGCCTAAGGCGAAGCATCATCGCCGTCGTATGGTGCAGCCCGCGTTTCTGGATGAAGTCGCTCGCCGTACAGATCGGGGAGGGGAGTTTTGCTTTCGTTCGGATGACCGACCATACTTTGATTGGGCGGTGGAGCATTTGGACGCGCATCCGGATTGGGAGATTGATGCGTCGGCACGCTGGCCTTATGAAAGCGAGACCTACTTTCAGAGTTTGATGGATGAATATTTCTCTGTCGTGGCGAAGCGGGTGTAG
- the atpD gene encoding F0F1 ATP synthase subunit beta, which produces MSNNGKIVQVIGAVVDAAFPLDSVPEIFDAITIAYQVDGVEKNLTLEVQQHLGEGLVRAVAMTSTDGLVRGMEVVGTGASISVPVGEAVLGRIFNVTGDTVDEKGPVGTDERRSIHRQPPALVDQATDAEILETGIKVIDLICPFTKGGKVGAFGGAGVGKTVVIMELINNIAKAHGGYSVFAGVGERSREGNDLYHEMSDAGVIDQENIGNSKVALVYGQMNEPPGARMRVALSGLTMAEYFRDEKNQDVLLFVDNIFRFSQAGAEVSALLGRSPSAVGYQPTLSQEMGNLQERITSTKKGSITSFQAVYVPADDLTDPAPANTFAHLDSTIVLERSIAELGIYPAVDPLASISNALDPAIVGEEHYKVARGVQNVLQRYKDLQDIIAILGLDELSPEDKQTVYRARKVQKFLSQPFHVAEIFTGTPGEYVSTADTIKGFQMILNGECDDLAENDLYMKGGIEMAIEANKKG; this is translated from the coding sequence ATGAGCAATAACGGTAAAATCGTCCAAGTCATCGGCGCCGTCGTCGACGCTGCCTTCCCGCTAGACAGCGTCCCTGAAATTTTCGACGCGATCACAATAGCCTACCAAGTTGATGGCGTTGAGAAGAACCTTACACTGGAAGTGCAGCAGCACCTCGGTGAGGGTCTTGTTCGCGCTGTTGCCATGACCTCGACCGACGGCCTAGTCCGCGGCATGGAAGTGGTGGGCACGGGAGCCTCGATCTCCGTCCCTGTCGGCGAAGCGGTCCTCGGCCGTATCTTTAATGTCACAGGTGATACTGTGGATGAAAAAGGCCCTGTTGGCACTGACGAGCGTCGCTCGATCCACCGCCAACCGCCAGCACTTGTTGACCAAGCAACTGATGCCGAGATCCTCGAAACTGGTATCAAGGTGATCGACCTCATTTGCCCCTTCACCAAGGGTGGTAAAGTGGGCGCCTTCGGTGGTGCGGGTGTGGGTAAGACCGTTGTCATCATGGAGCTGATCAACAACATCGCTAAGGCGCACGGTGGTTACTCCGTATTCGCTGGTGTGGGTGAGCGCTCTCGTGAGGGGAATGACCTTTACCACGAAATGTCCGATGCGGGCGTTATCGACCAAGAAAACATTGGTAACTCCAAAGTGGCCCTGGTCTATGGTCAAATGAACGAGCCCCCCGGTGCACGTATGCGTGTCGCCCTGTCCGGTTTGACCATGGCTGAATACTTCCGTGATGAAAAGAACCAAGACGTTCTGCTCTTCGTGGATAACATCTTCCGTTTCTCTCAAGCCGGTGCCGAGGTGTCTGCGCTTCTCGGTCGCTCACCTTCTGCGGTGGGTTACCAGCCAACACTTTCTCAGGAAATGGGTAACCTTCAGGAGCGTATTACCTCCACCAAGAAGGGTTCGATTACCTCTTTCCAAGCCGTTTACGTCCCTGCCGATGACTTGACTGACCCTGCGCCAGCCAACACCTTCGCTCACTTGGACTCCACCATCGTTCTGGAGCGTTCGATCGCTGAGCTCGGTATCTACCCCGCGGTGGACCCCCTTGCTTCGATCTCCAATGCGCTCGATCCCGCCATCGTTGGCGAAGAGCACTACAAGGTGGCTCGCGGTGTGCAAAACGTGCTGCAGCGCTATAAGGACCTGCAAGACATCATCGCGATTCTGGGTCTGGACGAGCTTTCTCCAGAAGACAAGCAAACCGTCTACCGTGCACGTAAGGTTCAAAAGTTCCTTTCACAGCCATTCCACGTTGCGGAAATCTTCACCGGCACACCGGGTGAATACGTTTCGACTGCCGACACCATCAAGGGCTTCCAAATGATCCTCAATGGTGAGTGCGATGACCTCGCCGAGAACGACCTTTACATGAAGGGCGGCATCGAAATGGCAATCGAGGCCAACAAAAAGGGCTAA
- a CDS encoding ATP synthase F0 subunit C has protein sequence MFDILAEITGKIHVAAAAIAVPLAIGLIGLKACESVGRNPEAATKVLVQSIIAMAFAEAIVFFAIFLG, from the coding sequence ATGTTCGATATCCTTGCAGAAATTACTGGTAAAATTCACGTAGCAGCCGCAGCCATTGCAGTTCCTCTCGCAATTGGTCTGATTGGCCTCAAGGCTTGTGAATCTGTCGGTCGCAATCCAGAAGCAGCTACTAAGGTGCTTGTTCAGTCGATTATCGCTATGGCTTTCGCCGAAGCGATTGTCTTCTTCGCCATCTTCCTTGGCTAA
- a CDS encoding F0F1 ATP synthase subunit A codes for MNKLLPTVFLLSGTASVLNAADGVSPSPYELTELFGLPLTNTIVTTWVISILLIVGVRLSVGTPKLIPGKGQAVIESLIDGLRGLLEPIVGKKAFPMAFPLLIGLFLFILIHNWSGLIPGVGVFGHVEHGHLTYWMRPANSDLNATLGMALIAMLAWLVISLKIAGPKFFIWELFGNKADKKETPKPVYLMLIPIFMMVGLIEVVSIAFRPVSLSFRLFGNVFGGENLLTSMTGMAPYIVPIPFYFYEVLVGVVQALIFTLLVAIYIGLMTNHDEEHAH; via the coding sequence GTGAACAAGCTACTACCAACAGTCTTTCTTCTCTCTGGAACCGCATCCGTCTTGAATGCAGCGGATGGCGTGAGCCCGTCTCCGTATGAATTGACGGAGTTGTTTGGGCTTCCATTGACGAATACCATTGTGACCACCTGGGTGATTTCGATTCTCTTGATCGTCGGGGTACGTTTGAGTGTCGGCACACCAAAGCTGATCCCTGGTAAAGGGCAGGCGGTAATCGAAAGTTTAATTGATGGTCTGCGTGGCTTGCTTGAGCCGATTGTTGGTAAAAAAGCATTCCCGATGGCTTTCCCGTTGTTGATTGGTTTGTTTCTTTTCATTCTGATACATAATTGGAGTGGATTGATTCCCGGTGTGGGCGTGTTTGGTCATGTGGAGCATGGGCATCTGACGTATTGGATGCGTCCTGCGAACTCCGACTTGAATGCGACTTTGGGCATGGCCCTGATTGCGATGCTGGCATGGTTGGTGATCAGCTTGAAGATTGCGGGCCCTAAATTCTTCATCTGGGAGCTCTTCGGTAATAAGGCGGATAAGAAGGAAACTCCTAAGCCTGTTTATTTGATGCTGATCCCCATCTTCATGATGGTGGGCCTGATTGAAGTGGTTTCGATTGCGTTCCGTCCTGTGTCTTTGTCTTTCCGTCTGTTTGGTAATGTGTTTGGTGGTGAGAATTTGTTGACCAGTATGACTGGTATGGCGCCATACATCGTTCCCATTCCCTTTTATTTCTATGAAGTGCTCGTCGGTGTGGTTCAGGCGTTAATCTTCACTTTGCTGGTGGCTATTTATATTGGCCTAATGACGAATCACGACGAGGAACACGCTCACTAG
- the atpA gene encoding F0F1 ATP synthase subunit alpha, whose translation MSSIVEQIENEIASFQAGAVKSNTGKVVSIADGVAKLSGLSGIMYNEMIDFGQGVTGLALNLEEDEVGCVVLGDYSKLKEGDEATTTGKLLSVPVGMGLLGRVVDAIGNPIDGKGPINATETYPVDQVAPGIIPRKSVDQPMQTGIMAIDSMIPIGRGQRELIIGDRSTGKTTIAIDTIINQSKINNQHRNEDGSFPEGFRPVYSIYVAVGQKNSNIARTISVLEKAGAMEYTIIVCASAGDNPANQYIAPFAGASMGEFFMHNGMDALIVYDDLSKQAVAYRQISLILKRPSGREAYPGDVFYLHSRLLERSARVNEDNGNGSLTALPIIETQAGDVSAYIPTNVISITDGQVFLETDLFNQGIRPAVSVGLSVSRVGSAAQIKAIKKVAGKVKLQLAQFRELAAFAQFGSDLDAKTKAQLERGARVVELFKQTAFNPISVEVQSSLIWAVQNGFFDKIDVAKIVTATSSLREFLETRGAKVMDTIRAEKAISDESEAALKKSLEEWQAGFSA comes from the coding sequence ATGAGCTCTATAGTCGAACAAATCGAAAACGAAATCGCTAGCTTCCAAGCTGGTGCCGTCAAATCCAATACCGGTAAGGTTGTTTCCATCGCCGATGGTGTGGCCAAGCTCTCCGGTCTATCGGGCATCATGTATAACGAAATGATCGATTTCGGTCAGGGCGTTACAGGCCTGGCTTTGAATCTTGAAGAAGACGAAGTCGGTTGCGTGGTCCTGGGGGACTACTCGAAGCTCAAGGAAGGTGACGAAGCGACCACCACTGGCAAACTGCTTTCTGTCCCTGTGGGCATGGGCCTCCTCGGTCGTGTCGTGGATGCGATTGGTAACCCCATCGACGGCAAGGGCCCCATCAACGCGACCGAAACGTATCCAGTCGACCAAGTTGCACCTGGTATCATTCCACGTAAGTCGGTCGACCAACCCATGCAAACTGGCATCATGGCGATTGACTCGATGATCCCCATTGGCCGTGGCCAACGTGAGCTGATCATTGGTGACCGTTCGACTGGTAAGACGACCATCGCGATCGATACCATCATCAATCAATCCAAGATCAATAACCAGCATCGCAACGAGGATGGCAGCTTCCCCGAAGGTTTCCGCCCAGTCTATTCGATTTACGTAGCGGTGGGGCAGAAGAATTCCAATATTGCACGCACGATCTCTGTTCTCGAGAAAGCGGGCGCGATGGAATACACCATCATCGTTTGTGCGTCTGCGGGGGACAATCCTGCCAATCAATACATCGCGCCTTTTGCCGGAGCTTCCATGGGCGAGTTCTTCATGCACAATGGCATGGATGCGCTGATCGTATATGATGACCTTTCCAAGCAAGCGGTTGCGTATCGTCAAATCTCCTTGATCCTGAAGCGCCCCTCTGGTCGTGAAGCCTATCCAGGTGACGTTTTCTACCTCCACTCCCGTCTGCTTGAGCGTTCCGCTCGTGTCAATGAGGACAATGGTAACGGCTCGCTCACCGCGCTGCCAATTATCGAAACGCAAGCAGGCGACGTGTCGGCTTACATTCCTACCAACGTGATCTCCATCACTGATGGTCAGGTCTTCCTTGAAACCGACCTGTTCAATCAAGGGATCCGCCCTGCGGTCTCGGTGGGTCTATCCGTTTCCCGTGTGGGTTCGGCTGCCCAGATTAAAGCAATTAAGAAGGTGGCTGGTAAGGTGAAGTTGCAACTCGCTCAATTCCGTGAGTTGGCGGCCTTCGCTCAGTTTGGTTCCGACCTCGATGCCAAGACCAAAGCTCAGCTTGAGCGTGGTGCCCGTGTCGTGGAGCTCTTTAAGCAAACTGCATTCAACCCTATCTCGGTGGAAGTGCAGTCTTCGCTGATCTGGGCCGTTCAAAATGGTTTCTTCGATAAGATCGATGTCGCTAAGATCGTCACCGCGACTTCGAGCTTGCGCGAATTTCTCGAAACTCGTGGTGCCAAGGTTATGGACACCATCCGTGCCGAGAAAGCGATCAGCGACGAATCAGAAGCTGCCCTCAAGAAGTCTCTCGAAGAGTGGCAAGCCGGTTTCTCCGCTTAA
- a CDS encoding carbohydrate kinase family protein: MDPSTGRAESTKLIRDARKRGVTTIIEFAPLDRGASLEDFTDTLSESDYVIVNDRVAETITQTSLYSDSIFDPVLARKAAQQILDTGLRIAVIIHSGAGAVYVGADGSFYKTNGYFLPWEERAGSAGVDHAFCAGFIDGLMGGKEELDCLRRGLAVSTMCRKDLTPSNSIELMDTCMKFCELSQQVH, translated from the coding sequence GTGGATCCTAGCACCGGCCGTGCGGAGTCGACTAAGCTTATCCGCGATGCTCGCAAGCGAGGGGTGACGACAATTATCGAATTTGCACCTTTGGATCGTGGGGCCAGTCTCGAAGATTTCACAGACACGCTATCTGAAAGCGACTATGTGATCGTTAATGATCGCGTTGCGGAAACGATCACTCAAACTAGTTTATATTCGGATAGTATCTTTGATCCGGTGCTCGCTCGTAAGGCGGCTCAACAAATTTTAGATACTGGTCTACGGATCGCAGTTATCATTCATTCGGGCGCTGGGGCCGTCTATGTGGGCGCTGATGGTAGCTTCTACAAAACGAATGGCTACTTTTTGCCATGGGAAGAGCGCGCAGGTTCGGCCGGAGTGGATCACGCATTTTGTGCAGGTTTTATCGATGGATTAATGGGAGGCAAAGAAGAGCTGGATTGCCTGCGGCGGGGACTCGCTGTTTCCACTATGTGCCGCAAGGACCTCACGCCTTCCAATAGTATCGAGTTGATGGATACTTGTATGAAGTTCTGTGAATTGTCCCAACAAGTGCATTGA
- a CDS encoding ferredoxin yields MAELDEKWPENVKGKFYVDEQCIDCDLCRETAPDNFTRDEDGGYSFVYKQPTSEEELELCVEALEGCPVEAIGDDGEEG; encoded by the coding sequence ATGGCAGAATTAGATGAAAAATGGCCGGAAAATGTAAAAGGTAAGTTCTACGTCGATGAGCAATGCATCGACTGTGATCTTTGCCGTGAAACTGCTCCGGATAACTTTACTCGCGACGAAGATGGGGGTTACTCCTTTGTCTATAAGCAGCCGACTTCGGAAGAAGAGCTGGAGCTCTGCGTGGAGGCTCTTGAGGGCTGTCCTGTGGAGGCCATTGGTGACGATGGCGAGGAGGGGTAG